One Seriola aureovittata isolate HTS-2021-v1 ecotype China chromosome 3, ASM2101889v1, whole genome shotgun sequence genomic window, gaaaaatccTCACTATGTATTAAAATTGATTCTGACAGTTGAAACATTAATATCATTTACAGGCAAAGACACCAGGCCTGCAGATAAGTTCCAGCTCACCTTCCCCCTGAGGACCAACTACATGTACGCCAAAGCCAAGAGGAGCCTCCCTGAGATGTACTCCTTCAGCGTGTGTCTGTGGATCAAGTCCAACGCCTCGCCTGGGGTGGGGACACCCTTCTCATACGCTGTGCCGGGTCAGGCCAACGAGCTGGTCTTGATCGAGTGGGGGAACAATCCCATGGAGATTCTGATTAATGATAAGGTAATGGCAAActtatgatgatgaaaacacattgtttGTAATATTTGCAGTGTATCATTGTGGCATTTCTGCATTCATATGTATCATGTTAACACATGGGACGACTTGCAGTGGGTACAACAGAAGGGAAAAGTTAGAATACTTTGTGCTTGGGTGAGTCAGAGGAACCTGACAGCTTCTCGGTGCCAGAACTGGAAATAGAATAAGAATAAGTGCTAAGGTGAACAACAGAAagctttttttatatatatagagGAAGAGATATGTGATAGGGGAAGTGAttcagcaggaagaggagagggtgTGGAAGCGATGAGGTTTCAGGTGGGGAGTGACTCTGCTACTAAAGTGTGAAACAGAGACTGGAGGGAAAGACTTATGATGAAACGTTTCTGCTGCAGGTTGCAAAGCTGCCGTTTCTCATCAACGATGGAAAATGGCATCACCTCTGCATCACATGGACCACCCGTGACGGCATGTGGGAGGCCTTCCAGGACGGAGTGTTGCGGGGCAGTGGAGAAAACCTGGCACCGTACCATCCCATTAAACCAGAGGGAGTGCTGGTCCTGGGACAAGAGCAGGTggatatacatttttaaataactgcTGCACTTTAATCCCCCACATAGCTGCAGATAATCCTGGCCAATTATGACTTTCATTCTGGACAAAGATTAAAGGTGGACATATTTATGAAATGAGAGTGTGGAGACACTGAAGAGGTGCCCAATTAAGGCTCTCCAATCtaattagttttaatttatCATCCCATCATAGGAAGAAAAATGATACTGCTGCACCAGTTGGGCCTGAATTTGGACAGGGAAACAGAATTTGagactttctttttctgttgaaaGAGCTATGTACATAAATCCAACATGAAGAGACCCTTATAATCCCAACCATCTGGCCAAATGACACTACTATGTATAAATCATGTCATTCATGCTTACAGGAAGTTAATGATTTTCAGACTGGAGCTAAATAAAGATATCCCATTTGCCTCTAAgtcacatttttgcattttttttaactaaagaCAGATAACCAAAAGGAAATTAAACTCAGGATTAAGGACAACAGTGAAAACCAAAATCGTATCACTTGTGATCTTGTGCTCAAAAGCACAACAATATAAGGAttcttcacaaaacaaaaagtgtccacccccctcctcctccagataAATAGTGAACACCTCAGTTGAAGCTTTATTGCAACACTGATGTGGTTAAACACTTGTCTGTCTCGTTCCACAGGACACATTGGGAGGAGGCTTTGATGCGACACAAGCCTTCGTAGGAGAGCTAGCAAACTTAAATATCTGGAGTAGGAAACTTTCTACCACCGAGATCTACAACTTGGCGACCTGCAACAGCAAAGCACCGGCTGGCAACGTCTTCTCCTGGACGGAGAGCAACATTGAAGTATTTGGCGGAGCGACCAAATGGACCTTCGAGCCTTGCCGTTCGCTCAACTGAACTGCATTTCATCGATCCAGAAAAAGCCCTCTCTGTATTTCTGAGCTTTTGTCGTTCTTGTCTTCATTTGACGTTTGTTAGAGACTATTTGAGTTATTGGTAAGCTTAAATCTGGGATTTCTATCATTCTTAGGTATTTATGtgcaaaacaacaacttttcatcttgaggaaaaaaaaaaaatctaattcgTCTTGGGAACCTCAGTGAGAAAGTATTGGTATctgttgttcctttttttcccccctccccccccccctccctcagaTGTTCCGTTAAAAGCACACCTAAGCTTTTTGTTTGGCTTATTTCGTCTTGGACTGGCAGCTGGCAATCTGCGCCTTATGTTTGAACAATTCAATATCCAAGTGAGGAATTACATAACCGCTCCCACCCCCTTCCCTCAGGAGAGTGGGAGATTGTGCTGTCCGTCCAATTCTTGTCAGTGTTTGGCGCTGTGAAGTGATGTCTGACGCGGTACAGCTCCCTGCGAAGCCCAAATTCCCACCACCGTCCCACCCAGCCCCACcctcccccatcctcctccccctcctccttcactctgcCCCCACCCCTCCGGAACTTGCACTGTGACTGATGAAGAGAACGCCAGGAGAGGAGGGTACGTTGAAGGACACTGCAAAGTCAGACTGTGGTACAAGTCAATTTGTTCTCGTTGTTCGCTTCAAGTGTTTCTGTAAGAATGTCGTTAACTTGCCAACATTGCTACAAAGCCTGGGTGCCTTGGGCTGGTACAAATATTCAGCACATTCAGTATGTTTTCAGTTGCAAATTCAGTGTTTattggtttctgtttttgttttgttttttctgagcTGGTTTGAGTTTCTTGTTCCTCTGGTAAATGTAATTTACTTACAGTTTGTTATCTGACATAATGTGTTTTGGCAGGTGTTTGTACTACTCTGTATTAGGAATGTTACAGTATCTGTATAGTAACAGCATGAATGACAGAGTGCTGTGAAAGCATTGTCGAAAATCTGCTTTACTATCTTCTCTGGGTCTGGGTTTTTTACTGTATTGTTATATGCTCCAAGCATGGCAAAACTGAGAGATGAAGAATTTaatttttgtaataaaattgTGATACTTAATGTCACAGTGCTTTCCTGGCTTTGGTTATGTGCATCGAGAGGTGTGATTGTAACGGAGGGAAAGGAGTGTGAAGGGAGGCGACAGTCGGTGCAGGAGAGACAATCTCTGATCAAATATAACATGTCCACCATGTCAAACAGTAAGAGGGGGAGCTAATCGCGAGATAAGTGAAACATCCAAGGGCAGTGAGGGTCACACAGACAGGGCTTCAGACCGTGTGAgtgcctgtgtgtttctttttaagcTGACTGCGGAGGATAGCCCACTCGCTGCTTTGTTGTTCCCGCTGTGAGATGCGGTGGCTGCACCGAAGCCAGCGAGGCTCTCCGAGGAGAAAAGTGCCTCGTCATATCAGCCTATCAGTGGCTCGCTTCAAGTGAGAGCAGCCTAAAGTAAAAACTACAACACTTAAGGCTGGACTTTAATTATCAGTTCAGTCAGATGACCTGTTGCCGTAGCACCACACATCTCAATCGAAGGGATGGATCTGGGATCTGGTGACAGCTCCTGCATTTAAATTAGACACTTAATCAGTTACTCATGGGTCAAGTGGTGAAAGCAATACATCAGAATAacacaatttgttttttctcaaaCCACCTTGAGATTTTACTACGAGACATTTCAGAGAAGCTCTTCACGGTGGACAGCTgctattttccatttttgttttgtttcatcaaGAAGCTCTAGGTCCTCAAAGTCAAGTTTATCGTTTATCGTTATGTCGTGCTGAATCATTTCAGATTCTATACATCACACATTTATCTAGAGTTTTGCCTAAATAAGCTCAATTCCTTGACCTTGAAGTGGACTTTCCTCAGGTTTCCTTACATACAAATTAAAATCTCACCTACATGGTTTAAAGATAAAACTAAAATTTAATTAGAGTTGGCTTTCAACTCGAACACTTCAAACCTTTTCAGTGCTTCAAAGTCAACTGACACTAACACTACTCGAAGTGCCTGTAACGAAACCTCAAAGTGGACTTTCTTTAGAAGAAATACATCACCTtaactgacatttaaaacacttgCAACTGATAATTCAACACTTTAATTTCCAACTTCAGCGTCTACACATCAACTGACAGTTCAACTGCTTACAGAGCAAAGAACATTCTTCAACTCTGGCGCTCAAACTTCAACTGAAATTTTAATTCCTTTGATTGTTTACAGCTCAGCTGACGTTAAAACTGCTTTCATCCCTCACCTTTTGAGAAACAGTTcaactgttttcattgtttccaCTTCAGATGGTACGTCACCTCTCTACAGGGCTGCCGTCTGCAGCGAAACCTTTTCAACAGCTTTCAGCTCTTACATTTCAACCAACACTTTCATTGCTTTCGACTTCAATTTAAACTACGTCCAGCTTCAACTGACACTTCAATTGATTTAAACTGGACAGTTCAGCTGCTCACTGCTCACATAACAACTGATACTTTAATTATTTACAGTGCACTCACCAATTATCCTGAACATCACCTGAAATATCAATTACTTTCATTGTTTACGTTTCGGCTGCTTCTTGTTGACTGGATTAACAGTTCAGCTCTTACACTTCAGCAACTGTCAGTTTACATATAAACTAAAAGTAAAGCTGCTTAGAAGACTAACTGAAACTAATATTTCTATCTTTTTAGGCTctcaaacatcaaacactttTCTGTGCAGAAAATTAATCGTTTTCACTCATCACGTTGTTTTTTCTACTCCTCAGGGTGGTTAGCTCATGAGTGAATTCACTGAAATGATATTGGGTTAAGACAAAGTTGTAGGTTTTCACAGGGGTTTCGGTACAATACATTTTTGTCTTAAGTTTGACCTTGAAGTGGATTTTCTTGAGCTGAGAAGCTGCATCACCTTAATCTTCCATGACCCGCAGCAGCCATCAGCCAGGGTCGTGAGCCTGTTGACAAGGCATTATTAGAAGGAACATATTCCTGTCAcagcattaaacacacacacacaaactaacaaactagcaaacacacacacacacacacacacacacacacacacacacacagcagaaaacaattTATTCTGTCCCTTAGCCACATTGGCAGATGGATCCAAAAACACTCAGGTTTATCAGCCAATTACATTTATAGAAAATACCGGGACAGCTGAAAGATGACTGGGTAGTGGCCAAAGTGGTTGTCTCTGTGGAAAAACTTTTTGTCTGCCCCATCCATTGGAAATGGAAGCATACACTGAAAGATAAGATAAGAGTTTTAAACTATTTTGACGAACATTGTTTTGTGTTACCACATAATAAAGAATATCTAGACCAGGAGGTTATTCCATGAATGCTGAGTGAATCCAGCCGCAGGGTTcagcggggggtgggggtgggggggggcatgaaCCACAGCCAGATAAGCCTGCCTCTAATTTTGAAGCCACGAACAGCACCCATCAATGGGCACACAGTCATAATCACTAGGTCTTCTTACTACACTCAGCTAATACCCTGTCGGCGTAATGCTGCTAAACCCTGACAGAATCCATCTCTTCAGTGCAGTTGCATTATTGCTGCAGACACCTTTGTGCAGAAAGTATATCCAGAGAGAAAATAGATCCAGGCGGCCTGAAACGATGATCTTACATCCTGTATACATAAGAAACATGAACCTCTTACATGAACTCAATCTCTGCTGACATCATTACATGATGAAATGGTTGAGGTGACACCCCCATAAAGCCTTGACATAATCACTAAGGAGGCCACATGACTTAAGGACAATAAGTGCAGAGAAACTTCTGGAGTGTTGTTAGTGATTCTCTGCTCCTGAGGTTCAGCACATTACGTAATGTTTTGCTGGCAAAGCACATCTTCTAGGGCACCTCTTCACCTGGCAACGTAAACAGATGCTATGATTCGTGTAGGAGATTAGGAAAAGGCGCCCTACTTTACTTTTTAAGACATCTTTATATCTTTAGGTAAAGTGCTTTTCAGAAACCTCATATTCAGGGAATATATCATTTTCAGAGAGTCTCCATAATCAAATAACTTACTGGTGCTTTGGTACCGCTCATTATTGACTGGTGAGACACTTAGCAACAGCCCTGCGTTTCCATATTttagaaagtgagatttccatgttgTCGTCTTTaatataaagcaggtctaggttctatattaatcctgtgaaagtatcaaccagctcagtccacagagaaatgcacacagcctgtattcagaaactgagactcACTGTCCGACCATGCTGGATGTGGTTCTGAAATCTGCTTCACTTTTATTCGTTATTTTGCTTTTTGATCGATCTCTATGAAGTGTTTTGTTCAGCCTCACCAACGCCAATTCTTCTATTGTTCGTTGGATTATTTTTATCTTGCCATTTTCAGTTTCCCATCTTATCTGTCATGCTGTTTTATGAGTTACACTTGAACTGAAAACCAGCTATCATTacagccgtgtgtgtgtattgcaaaCTTGCTTACTCACAGTTATGGGATGAGATCCATCGCCTGGCGTCAGAGTGCCCCGGAAAAAAGGATAAGCTGCTTGATGGCTTTGTCTCCATAGCTGCTGCCCAGGAAAAGCATATTTTGTTTATGCAGTCTTCCCGATAACCCACCTCCCTGATGTCCTCAACGGACTTGGAATCTGCCCACTGGCACTGTACAGGTCCATCTGGAGGGTGTagcagtggaggagagagggggggcaCCACTCCTGCATTGGACCTGGACTCTGCAACACCATGGATGGTCACCCCAACGCCAAAAGATGATGCAGGGACTTGCACCAGAACCGGTGTATAACTCCACACCAAGTCCAGCTGGAGAATTTCAGACTGAATTTGACTGCTCGACTAATTTCAGCGCTGACTGTCTGTCGCCATTTGCATTACCAGTGAGTTTACCTAGCTACAGTAATAGGTGACAATCGTTTGCCTGTGGTTGGCCTGGCCATGCGGCACTTatgctgtgtctcagttcacATTCTTCCATACTCGCACTTGCAAGTACCTGGATGGTTGAGTCTAAAACGAGGGACCTACAACCtcttttcaaacttgtgaaaacagtGACCGAGGAAGTAGGACACGTCATCAGTGGCGATGGCCGCCTAACTTCCATGTCACACGACACAGGAGGCACACAAGAAAGTAAAATGTTCAGCAATCGCGGCCACGTGTTGTAATCGTCATTTCCCATGAGTGCACAACAGCGGTGTTTGATTAACTCTGCCCTGTTGAAATTCACACACTACGCCAGTGAGTATACTGTGTACACGGTGTACTACATGCGAgtgtactgactgaagtatccgctttgagacacagcattagaaaacagaagaaactcTGAGCCTCGATTGGCCGACCGACACAAAGCACCCTGTTCTTGCTAGAGCTCTGAAGAGAAGTGTGATAGAGATGTAACGCTACACTGAgatgaactgaaaatgaaaaacttgaaataaCACACAGGAAGAGTGTAAAATACGGGGCCTTTAAAACAGTGCAGGGGGCTGCATCGATAGGAGTGTAGGTGTGTTGTTTAATGACCTGGTGAGACGAGGAAATACGATTCAGTGAGTCCAGATGGAGCAACACATTGATGTGTTTAAAGGATTTggagtacggtggccctgacagctcaatgcactgcaacttaagaaaacacatgcaaatagacacaACACAGGCAGATTcagaaacatcttcatcaatttggcaacacatgcgctgcagatacacacaacacaaccaaatgcACGCAATGAGCACGAACAGTAAGAGCCATAATGGACTCATGAAGGTTAACCAGACTGTGTGTGGCCGGGCCGCGGCAAGGCCCGgagttaactgaaaatttagGTGCCACTGAACTTTAATACCCCAGTAAAACCAATTAGTCCACAGATCCCTTAATGATACAGATGACGAAAAGAAAATGGACTGACACAAGGATTTCCCCCAAGATTACAaatttattcaacaaaaaaaaaaaggttaaaaaggtcaatatataaaaacaaaaatgtatttatttaagctGTTGCCGCAGACAGGGAAGGGAAAAAATTCACACTGGGATAGAGTACCTCACCACACTCCGCTGCCCTACACACATAGTGAAGGAAGTGCAAAATTTACCACAGGTGAGGAACTCTACCACGAAACCCTCCACCGTCGAGCCGGCCACGCCCACTGCCGCACCTACAGCACTCGTACAGGGACAGAAAGATATGCATTCTTGGGGGAAATAACCAAACCAATACCAGGAGGGccaacagtgtaaaaacaaaagaaacaactaACAGAAAACACCAAATGAACTAAAGGCTAAGTGCAATGCACTgcatcaaacaacaaaactgagaaaaactgtgaacTAAACAGACAATAACTAAACTGACAAAATAaccaaacagaacaaacatggAGCAGAGACAGCACTCTACAGGCCCaccaggcagcagagagagagagagagagagagagagagagagagagcagcagcgtCAGGGTAGATATATAGCCTTCCCCAATTAAAACCAGGAAGTACGCATGACTAAACCTCATGTTGACCTGGAACGGATCTCCCACTACCTGCTATATATGAATAGAAGGGAAGACATGCAGCACTCACAAAACAGCCAAGTACGCCAGGTTTTATAACCACATGCACTGCACAGGTCAAATTACAACACAACCCCTAAAAAATTACACAATCAGCTGTTACACAAAAATTCTAATCTGAATCAGGGATTGGTTAGATTTCAGTAATAAAATAAGTGTTTTCCACTGATTTattccatttcattttactCCAAATGTATATCTGTCATAACAAAACAGAAGGAGGCAGCGTTTTTTAAAGATGAGGTCTCCTGAGTCAAGCCACCCGAGACAGACAAGATTCATGGTGCTACGTTACATCTATTCCTCCGTGgaggttgttttttcttttggagagATTGAGTGGATAAAGACGTGACATCTTTTCTGACATCTCATTAATTCATAAGCTGTCCCCCGTGGCACAGGCAAGACAGGAATAATGCTTCAGTTCAGAACTGCAGCAATTGCTCTTGTTAACATTGGGGTGACAAAGCAGCACCATGTAATGAGAGTTTTGGGGGCGTTGTGCTCAACAAATTAAACCGAGAAGAATATCTGCTCAAAGAGCGTGTGGTCCTTCAAATACCAGCAAAATGGTGAAGTATTTGGACATTTGACAACCTGCTTATTtctgcactgaagctgtttcaTGTCGAACCCCAAAGCAGCAGATACCTGAAAGTGGAGAGCAGACATCCAGCTCctcagaggagagggagaaagggagaaaggaaAGGGCGCCTCCTCGTCTTTCCTCCTCTCCGTTCTCCTAGCGTGGTGAGAGCTCCAAGAGACAGCAGGGAGTGGAGCTTGTGGCATTTACTGATCAGCAGAAGCTTCCAGGAAGGCTGCAGGGAGGATAATGAGGCTTCCTGTGCAGGCTGGGATCAAGGTGGATGTAGGCCATACCAGGAGTGAGCTCTACTGGTAAGGACTCGCTGTGGGACAAAAACTCTCCACTAAACGAAGACTTGTCTAGATCCGTACAGAGTGGACCCACTCCTACTTTAGCCAGCTACTTTGAACAACTAAGGTGTTATTCCTCTCTATACAGAGCCTGAACATCACAGGTCTCAGTGGGTTTCACAGgcccacaacaacaaaaacacttctcGACCTagcaagagaaaacaaagagaaatttCCCTCTAAAATAAACTTAGTGCATGTGTGACAATGAGAGAAGTCCTGGGAGAGACAAATCAAAGAGAGAAGTCTCCTCCACAGATAGAGGAGAAGCTGAGCGtaggaagtgaaaaaaaacagaaacaaacttgtAACAACTAATaagtgcagcagcaggattatatactgtacacaaacTTGATGCACTAAGCCCAATATAATTACTTTAATCTGCCTTTGTGAAATGAATCTTCTTAAACCTGCATAAACTGATTTGTTGACCACTTGGGAGCCATGGAAATACACTagtcagacccagacccagatgaggagtctgttgtaACCAGAATCAGAGACCAGCAGtcagcatcttttatttgtttatgttatttgttagcttgtaactagCATTGGCTCAtgcagtgttagtggttgtgctgaTGAAAACTCTAGCACTGTGCATTGTTTCCGGTTTATTTCACCTGCCCCCTGTCCCTaaaagttgacaggattggctCCTTAGGTATATTTAAACCCTGGCTGTCAAAGTCCGTTTCTACGAGACTTTCACTGGCTCTTTAGCAGACGCAAAGCTGACCACCAGCATCGTTAGACACTGATATTTGGTTGAACGTAGGTTGTGTCGTCAGTGACCAAAAATCATCTGTATATTTTGTTGGTTAtaagttgtgttgttaagtaACTAAAAGCAAACGTCCTCTTAACGACTGCTGATGTCATCTTGACATGGAGTACAGATATTACAGGTATGGTGACCAAAATTTAATGTCTGATAAACGTCAGTTAGTCCACGTTGG contains:
- the LOC130162999 gene encoding neuronal pentraxin-1-like — its product is MDRFSWKLFVLSCLVVLDSSAQDFGQTQFICTSVPKDMDLCTATMQNSGPAEDLKTTVMQLRETVLQQKETIMNQKETIRELTSKLSRCESQSLPAAAGPGGRRPGSKNTMGDVSRGTTDTLAQLGQTLQTLKQRLENLEQYSRGNNTVQANSLKDLLQNKIDDMEKQVLSRVNTLEETKPGSRNDSEQRNRVESTLTSLHHRITDLEKGKDTRPADKFQLTFPLRTNYMYAKAKRSLPEMYSFSVCLWIKSNASPGVGTPFSYAVPGQANELVLIEWGNNPMEILINDKVAKLPFLINDGKWHHLCITWTTRDGMWEAFQDGVLRGSGENLAPYHPIKPEGVLVLGQEQDTLGGGFDATQAFVGELANLNIWSRKLSTTEIYNLATCNSKAPAGNVFSWTESNIEVFGGATKWTFEPCRSLN